The following coding sequences lie in one Peribacillus frigoritolerans genomic window:
- a CDS encoding sodium:solute symporter: MHILDISIMILYFSVLIIVGVIGSKRAKTADDFIVAGRNLGHFMYLSCLAAVILGGASTLGTAKLGYQFGISGIWLVVMIGLGIIAIGLFLTNKIFNLKVLTISEMLEKRYNSQTRLISALVSVIYTFMLTVTQVIGMGTILHVLAGWNLTVSMIVGGGIVLFYTILGGMWSVTMTDVVQFVIMTIGIFFIMLPMSISKAGGWGSLKENLPASHFELGNIGGETIFQYFLLFTLGVVVGQDIWQRLFTARTKAVSRGGTIGAGLYSVFYAIAISIIGMCAFIILPDLGDPQNAFTSIAMETLPAGLLGVVIASVVSALMSTASGTLLASSTLVVNDIIKKYIGPKMSERQFLKTSRITTLTIGVLTIIVSIWIQDILVALDVAYAILSGAVFFPIILGFFWKRVTATAAFYSILASMIVIIVGLVINGPSSTQPILYGLATSFVVITTITLLSPNNDHRNKSEVKQDIKGKADMDTMAN; the protein is encoded by the coding sequence ATGCATATTTTGGATATATCGATCATGATTCTATATTTTTCTGTTTTAATCATTGTGGGAGTAATCGGATCCAAACGGGCAAAAACAGCAGATGATTTCATTGTGGCAGGACGTAATCTTGGTCATTTTATGTATTTATCCTGTTTAGCTGCTGTGATATTAGGGGGTGCTTCTACTCTAGGAACAGCAAAGTTAGGTTATCAGTTTGGGATATCCGGTATTTGGCTAGTGGTGATGATCGGGCTCGGCATTATTGCTATCGGGTTGTTTTTAACAAATAAGATATTTAATTTAAAAGTATTGACGATCAGTGAAATGCTTGAGAAGCGTTACAACTCTCAGACAAGATTGATCAGTGCCCTTGTCTCTGTTATCTATACATTCATGCTGACTGTAACGCAAGTGATTGGGATGGGGACAATTTTACATGTTTTGGCCGGCTGGAATTTAACGGTTTCCATGATTGTCGGGGGTGGGATCGTTTTATTTTATACAATATTAGGAGGTATGTGGTCAGTCACCATGACTGATGTCGTGCAATTCGTCATCATGACGATCGGCATTTTCTTTATCATGCTTCCGATGAGCATCTCTAAGGCAGGAGGGTGGGGCTCGCTTAAAGAAAATCTCCCGGCCTCACATTTCGAGTTAGGCAACATTGGCGGAGAGACGATTTTTCAATATTTCCTACTATTTACTCTAGGGGTAGTTGTTGGCCAAGATATTTGGCAGCGACTTTTTACCGCACGAACCAAAGCTGTTTCTCGTGGCGGAACGATTGGAGCGGGACTATATAGTGTTTTTTATGCGATTGCAATCAGTATCATTGGAATGTGCGCTTTTATTATCCTTCCTGATTTAGGCGATCCCCAAAATGCATTTACCAGTATAGCGATGGAAACTTTACCTGCTGGCCTATTGGGGGTTGTCATTGCGAGTGTGGTATCGGCCCTAATGTCCACAGCTTCAGGAACTTTGCTTGCTTCGTCCACTTTAGTTGTTAATGACATCATTAAAAAATATATCGGTCCAAAAATGAGTGAACGACAATTTTTAAAAACATCCCGAATTACAACTTTAACGATTGGTGTATTGACCATAATCGTTTCGATATGGATTCAAGATATTTTAGTTGCATTGGATGTAGCTTACGCAATTTTATCCGGTGCTGTGTTCTTTCCGATCATCCTTGGTTTCTTTTGGAAAAGGGTCACGGCTACAGCAGCATTTTACTCAATTCTGGCCAGCATGATCGTTATTATTGTCGGATTGGTGATAAATGGACCTTCCTCCACTCAACCAATCCTGTACGGGCTCGCTACTAGTTTTGTCGTCATCACTACGATCACTCTCCTAAGTCCGAATAATGATCACAGAAACAAAAGTGAAGTAAAGCAAGATATAAAGGGTAAAGCTGACATGGACACAATGGCTAATTGA
- the speB gene encoding agmatinase, producing MMKYQPKDSFKSPRFCGVRTFMRLPFVERVDEHMDFVITGIPFDSGQSFRTGARFGPEAIRDFSILLRPYNPEQDINIFDYISGIDYGDIPIIPGYISETYKKIEEELTPVIEKGIIPISLGGDHSITLGELRAIVKKHGPVALLQFDAHSDTWDSYFDQKYNHGTVFRRAIEEGLIDVSRSLQIGMRGGLYGPEDLQDARDLGLGVYTTNDYKRIGVEKMLGVIHERVANGPVFLSFDIDFLDPVYAPGTGTPEVSGASIDDALALVRGLTNIDFVGFDLVEVLPSYDHGQITAAAAANIVYEFITLIALAKKGKLEKKERVGDLETQFNK from the coding sequence ATGATGAAGTATCAACCGAAAGACTCATTCAAATCACCCCGTTTTTGTGGAGTGCGTACGTTTATGCGGCTCCCATTTGTTGAACGGGTAGATGAACATATGGATTTTGTCATTACGGGGATTCCTTTTGATTCCGGGCAATCATTTAGAACGGGTGCGAGATTCGGACCAGAGGCCATTCGCGATTTTTCAATCCTTTTACGTCCTTATAATCCAGAACAAGATATTAATATTTTTGACTATATATCAGGAATAGATTATGGGGATATTCCAATCATTCCGGGGTATATTTCTGAAACATATAAAAAGATCGAAGAAGAGCTTACCCCCGTCATTGAAAAAGGGATCATTCCCATTTCATTGGGAGGCGATCATTCCATTACACTAGGGGAGTTACGTGCGATCGTTAAAAAACATGGACCTGTTGCCCTGCTTCAATTCGATGCTCACTCTGATACTTGGGATAGTTATTTTGACCAAAAGTATAATCACGGAACCGTTTTTCGCCGCGCAATAGAAGAGGGTCTCATCGATGTATCTCGATCTCTTCAAATTGGTATGAGGGGCGGTCTGTACGGACCGGAAGATCTTCAGGATGCCCGGGATTTAGGTTTGGGCGTTTATACGACAAACGATTATAAACGTATCGGGGTCGAAAAGATGCTGGGGGTCATTCATGAGCGTGTTGCGAATGGTCCGGTTTTTTTATCTTTTGACATTGATTTTTTAGATCCGGTCTATGCTCCGGGAACGGGGACCCCTGAAGTTTCCGGTGCCAGCATTGATGATGCTTTGGCCTTAGTGAGAGGCTTGACGAATATAGATTTTGTTGGATTCGATCTTGTTGAGGTTTTACCATCATACGATCACGGACAAATCACGGCTGCCGCAGCCGCTAATATTGTCTATGAATTCATCACACTCATTGCTCTCGCAAAAAAAGGGAAACTGGAGAAAAAAGAGAGAGTCGGAGATTTGGAAACCCAATTTAACAAATAG
- a CDS encoding sigma-54 interaction domain-containing protein, with amino-acid sequence MYDDMLEEELNKIIETSNNNILITDQDGIILYSNPKLWEIYGMKSDSYIGTSVYQLESEGLLTPSINAIVLKEKKAKRIMQETKTGHVVMSTGYPIFNKEGLLVRVISYGQDQTEILQLQDQFEQLQRKIKGYQTEVEDLREKELDYHYLIARSNETKHILKTIHNVSKTDATILLLGPSGVGKSTFARAVHDQSNRKKEPFIEVNCSTIPESLFESEIFGYEPGSFTGANKQGRQGLIEQADSGTLFLDEIGELPLAMQAKLLKVLQEKKIKRIGGKKENHINFRLVAATNQDLKEMVSQGKFRLDLFYRLNVIPIQIPALHERKEDIPLLIQHYLQKTNDKYQKFKKIHPSTYEVLTHYHWPGNIRELENLIERLILTIEEPIIFPEHLPQSITGQIEQPEDSTFLAIEQECEENFDLKKTLEKVERQLIAKAWKQCKTTYEMAEHLGISQPTVIYKLKKYKKYL; translated from the coding sequence ATGTACGATGATATGCTGGAGGAAGAACTAAATAAGATTATTGAAACATCGAATAATAACATTCTCATTACCGATCAAGATGGGATCATTTTATATTCCAACCCAAAGCTTTGGGAGATTTATGGTATGAAAAGTGACTCTTATATCGGTACCTCCGTCTATCAATTAGAAAGTGAAGGCCTTCTCACACCTTCCATCAATGCGATTGTTTTAAAAGAAAAGAAAGCTAAGCGCATAATGCAAGAAACTAAAACGGGTCATGTTGTCATGTCGACTGGCTATCCCATTTTTAATAAGGAAGGACTTCTCGTTAGGGTAATCAGCTATGGTCAGGATCAAACCGAGATTTTGCAATTGCAGGATCAATTTGAGCAATTACAACGAAAAATAAAAGGCTATCAAACGGAAGTCGAGGATTTAAGAGAAAAGGAACTGGATTACCATTATTTGATTGCCAGAAGTAATGAAACGAAGCATATTTTAAAAACGATCCATAATGTTTCAAAAACCGATGCCACGATTCTCTTATTAGGACCTTCCGGGGTAGGAAAAAGCACTTTTGCCCGTGCTGTTCATGACCAAAGCAACCGAAAGAAAGAACCTTTTATCGAAGTGAATTGCAGCACGATACCTGAAAGTTTGTTTGAATCAGAAATATTCGGCTATGAGCCGGGATCATTTACAGGGGCAAATAAACAAGGGAGGCAAGGCCTGATTGAGCAGGCTGACAGCGGGACTCTTTTCTTAGATGAAATCGGTGAACTCCCACTTGCCATGCAAGCTAAATTACTGAAAGTATTACAGGAAAAAAAGATAAAGCGCATCGGCGGAAAAAAAGAAAACCATATTAACTTCCGCCTGGTTGCAGCAACTAATCAAGATTTGAAGGAGATGGTAAGTCAAGGTAAGTTCAGATTGGACTTATTTTATCGTTTGAATGTGATTCCCATCCAAATACCGGCATTACATGAACGTAAAGAAGATATCCCTCTCTTAATTCAGCATTACTTACAGAAAACCAATGATAAATACCAGAAATTCAAAAAAATCCATCCATCGACTTATGAAGTTTTGACTCATTATCATTGGCCCGGAAATATACGGGAATTAGAAAACTTAATTGAACGGTTAATCCTGACCATCGAAGAGCCTATTATATTTCCCGAACACCTTCCCCAATCCATCACAGGGCAAATAGAACAGCCTGAAGATTCCACGTTCCTGGCAATCGAACAGGAATGTGAAGAGAATTTCGATTTAAAGAAGACACTGGAAAAGGTTGAAAGGCAACTGATTGCAAAAGCATGGAAACAATGTAAAACCACATACGAAATGGCAGAACATTTGGGCATCAGCCAGCCAACAGTCATCTATAAATTAAAGAAATACAAAAAGTATTTGTAA